The proteins below are encoded in one region of Salvelinus fontinalis isolate EN_2023a unplaced genomic scaffold, ASM2944872v1 scaffold_1710, whole genome shotgun sequence:
- the LOC129849807 gene encoding gamma-crystallin B-like, with product MGKIIFYEDRNFQGHSYECGGECSDLHAHFSRCNSIKVESGNWMVYERPSYMGYQYFLKEGEFSDYQRWMGFNDCVRSCRMIPQHQGSHRMRIFERSEFGGQMTELTDDCPNLYERFHYNDIYSCNVMEGSWLLYEHPDYRGRQYLLTPGEYRRYNEWGSMSARVGSIRRIAM from the exons ATGGGAAAG ATCATTTTCTACGAAGACAGAAACTTCCAGGGTCACTCTTATGAGTGCGGTGGAGAATGCTCTGACCTCCATGCCCACTTCAGCCGCTGCAACTCCATCAAGGTGGAGAGCGGCAACTGGATGGTGTACGAGAGGCCCAGCTACATGGGCTATCAGTACTTCCTGAAGGAAGGCGAGTTCTCCGACTACCAGCGTTGGATGGGCTTCAATGACTGCGTTAGGTCCTGCCGCATGATCCCCCAG CACCAAGGATCTCATCGTATGAGAATCTTTGAGCGCTCCGAGTTCGGAGGACAGATGACGGAGTTGACGGACGACTGCCCCAACCTCTACGAGCGCTTCCATTACAATGACATCTACTCCTGCAATGTGATGGAGGGCTCCTGGCTTTTGTATGAGCACCCCGACTACAGGGGGCGCCAGTACCTGCTGACCCCGGGAGAGTACAGGAGATACAACGAGTGGGGAAGCATGAGCGCCAGAGTGGGCTCCATCAGACGTATTGCTATGTAA